Proteins co-encoded in one Nitrospira sp. genomic window:
- the tuf gene encoding elongation factor Tu, protein MAKAKYERKKPHVNIGTIGHVDHGKTTLTAALTKVCADRGMAKYVPYDEVAKASESQGRRDATKIMTIAISHVEYETDNRHYAHVDCPGHADYVKNMITGAAQMDGAILVVSAADGPMPQTREHILLARQVGVPYIVVFLNKADKVDDKELLELVELEVRELLTKYGFPGDETPIIHGSALKAVEADPGELGVPSIMKLLAAVDTYIPTPQRPIDKPFLMPIEDVFTISGRGTVVTGRCERGIVKVGDEIEIVGLRPTQTTIVTGVEMFRKVLDEGQAGDNVGVLLRGTKKEDVERGMVLCKAKTITPHTKFKAEIYVLTKEEGGRHTPFFNGYRPQFYFRTTDVTGIVQLNPGVEMVMPGDNVSVTGELISPIAMDQGLRFAVREGGKTVGSGVVTEILA, encoded by the coding sequence ATGGCGAAGGCGAAATACGAGCGGAAGAAGCCGCACGTGAATATTGGGACGATTGGGCACGTGGACCATGGGAAGACGACGTTGACGGCAGCGTTGACGAAGGTATGTGCGGATCGGGGGATGGCGAAGTATGTCCCGTATGACGAAGTGGCAAAAGCCAGTGAGAGTCAGGGGCGACGAGATGCGACCAAGATCATGACGATTGCCATTAGCCACGTCGAGTATGAGACGGATAACCGCCATTATGCCCACGTGGATTGTCCGGGGCACGCGGATTACGTGAAGAACATGATCACCGGCGCGGCGCAGATGGATGGGGCGATTCTGGTGGTGAGTGCGGCGGACGGGCCGATGCCGCAGACGCGGGAGCACATTCTGTTGGCGCGGCAGGTGGGGGTGCCCTACATCGTGGTGTTTTTGAACAAGGCCGACAAAGTCGATGACAAGGAGTTGTTGGAGTTGGTGGAGCTGGAAGTGCGGGAGTTGCTCACGAAGTATGGGTTTCCGGGGGACGAGACCCCGATCATTCATGGGAGTGCGTTGAAGGCGGTGGAGGCGGATCCTGGGGAATTGGGGGTGCCGTCCATCATGAAGCTGTTGGCGGCGGTGGATACGTACATTCCAACACCGCAGCGGCCGATTGACAAGCCGTTTCTCATGCCGATTGAAGATGTGTTTACCATCAGTGGCCGCGGGACGGTCGTCACGGGGCGGTGCGAGCGGGGCATTGTGAAGGTGGGCGATGAAATCGAGATAGTGGGGCTTCGGCCGACGCAGACCACGATCGTGACGGGTGTGGAGATGTTCCGCAAGGTGCTGGATGAGGGGCAGGCGGGAGACAACGTCGGGGTGCTGTTGCGGGGTACGAAGAAAGAAGATGTGGAGCGAGGGATGGTGTTGTGCAAAGCGAAGACCATCACGCCGCATACGAAGTTCAAGGCAGAGATTTATGTGTTGACGAAAGAAGAAGGCGGGCGGCACACGCCGTTCTTCAATGGGTATCGGCCGCAGTTCTACTTCCGGACGACGGATGTGACGGGGATCGTGCAGTTGAATCCGGGTGTAGAGATGGTGATGCCGGGCGACAATGTCAGTGTGACGGGAGAGTTGATCAGTCCGATCGCAATGGATCAGGGGTTGCGGTTTGCCGTGCGTGAGGGTGGCAAGACTGTGGGCTCGGGGGTCGTGACGGAAATTCTGGCGTAG
- the rpmG gene encoding 50S ribosomal protein L33: protein MREIISMACTLCKQRNYSTMKNKKNDPDRLERSKFCKFCRKHVPHKEVK from the coding sequence ATGCGTGAAATCATTAGCATGGCTTGTACGCTCTGCAAGCAGCGGAATTACTCAACCATGAAAAACAAGAAGAACGATCCGGATCGGTTGGAACGAAGCAAGTTTTGTAAGTTTTGCCGCAAGCACGTGCCTCATAAAGAGGTGAAATAG
- the secE gene encoding preprotein translocase subunit SecE, translating into MFKRMTETIRLFVTDVRAELKKVSFPSRAETIGSTTVVIVFCIVMSLYLSVIDSFLSWLVAKFI; encoded by the coding sequence ATGTTTAAGCGTATGACAGAGACGATTCGGCTGTTCGTGACGGACGTGAGGGCAGAGCTGAAAAAAGTTTCCTTTCCGAGTCGCGCGGAAACCATCGGGTCAACGACGGTGGTGATCGTGTTCTGTATTGTAATGTCGCTGTACTTATCAGTCATTGACTCATTCCTTTCATGGTTGGTTGCGAAATTCATCTAA